One region of Mycobacterium riyadhense genomic DNA includes:
- a CDS encoding WS/DGAT/MGAT family O-acyltransferase produces the protein MQRLSGLDASFLYLETSSQPMHVCSIMELDTSTMPGGYTFDRLRDALSTRIKAMPEFREKLANSLLNLDHPVWVDDENFQLDRHLHRIGLPSPGGRAEMSEVCGHIASLPLDRRRPLWEMWVIEGVAGTDCHRKGRIGVMTKVHHAGVDGVTGANLMSQLCTTEADAPPPDPVDGVGGGSGWQIAAGGLIRFVTRPLNLANVVPDTVSSVVGTLLRARDGLTMARPFAAPRTVFNARITGRRNIAYAQLDLEDIKTVKNHFDVKVNDVVMALVSGVLRQYLAERNALPDTSLVATVPVSVHGKSDRPGRNQVSGMFASLQTNIADPAERLRAIAAANSVAKQHSSAIGATLLQDWSQFAAPAVFGIAMRVYASSRLTTSLPVHNLVVSNVPGPQIPLYMLGCEVKAMYPLGPIFHGSGLNITVMSLNGKLDVGLIACPDLLPDLWEMADEFAIGMEELLAACERSPGDGR, from the coding sequence ATGCAGCGGCTCAGTGGACTCGACGCCAGCTTCCTGTACTTGGAAACCTCCTCCCAGCCCATGCATGTTTGCTCGATCATGGAGTTGGATACGTCGACCATGCCCGGCGGCTACACCTTTGACCGACTGCGCGACGCGTTATCAACGCGCATCAAGGCGATGCCGGAGTTCCGCGAGAAGCTTGCCAACAGTCTGTTGAACCTCGACCACCCCGTCTGGGTGGATGACGAGAACTTTCAGCTCGATCGGCATTTGCACCGCATCGGCTTGCCGTCGCCCGGCGGGCGGGCGGAAATGTCGGAAGTCTGCGGGCACATCGCATCGTTGCCGTTGGATCGCCGGCGGCCGCTGTGGGAGATGTGGGTCATCGAGGGCGTCGCCGGCACCGACTGCCATCGCAAAGGCCGCATCGGGGTGATGACCAAGGTGCACCATGCCGGCGTGGACGGGGTGACCGGCGCCAACTTGATGTCGCAGCTGTGCACCACCGAGGCCGACGCGCCCCCGCCCGACCCGGTGGACGGCGTCGGCGGCGGCAGCGGCTGGCAGATTGCCGCCGGCGGCTTGATCAGGTTCGTCACCCGGCCGCTGAACCTGGCGAATGTGGTGCCGGACACCGTTTCCTCGGTGGTCGGGACACTGCTGCGGGCCCGGGACGGCTTGACCATGGCGCGTCCCTTTGCCGCACCGCGCACGGTCTTCAACGCCAGAATCACCGGCCGACGCAACATCGCCTATGCCCAGCTGGACCTCGAAGACATCAAGACCGTCAAGAACCACTTCGACGTCAAGGTCAACGACGTGGTGATGGCGTTGGTGTCCGGGGTGCTTCGGCAATACCTGGCCGAGCGCAACGCGTTGCCCGACACGTCACTGGTGGCGACGGTGCCGGTGTCGGTGCATGGCAAGTCGGATCGCCCCGGCCGGAACCAGGTTTCGGGCATGTTTGCCAGCCTGCAAACCAACATTGCCGACCCCGCGGAACGCCTGAGGGCGATCGCCGCAGCGAATTCCGTTGCCAAGCAACATAGTTCAGCCATTGGTGCCACGCTGTTGCAGGATTGGTCACAGTTCGCGGCGCCGGCCGTTTTCGGGATCGCGATGCGGGTCTATGCCAGCAGCCGCTTGACCACGAGCTTGCCGGTGCACAACCTAGTGGTGTCCAACGTGCCCGGACCACAGATCCCGCTGTACATGCTCGGTTGTGAGGTCAAGGCGATGTACCCACTAGGGCCGATCTTTCACGGCTCAGGTCTCAACATCACCGTGATGTCGCTGAACGGCAAGCTGGATGTCGGGCTCATCGCCTGCCCGGACCTGCTCCCGGATTTATGGGAGATGGCCGACGAGTTTGCCATCGGCATGGAAGAGCTGCTGGCTGCGTGCGAGAGGTCACCCGGCGATGGCCGCTAA